Proteins found in one Aspergillus chevalieri M1 DNA, chromosome 2, nearly complete sequence genomic segment:
- a CDS encoding putative importin 13 (COG:U,Y;~EggNog:ENOG410PFB1;~InterPro:IPR001494,IPR016024,IPR011989;~PFAM:PF03810;~go_function: GO:0008536 - Ran GTPase binding [Evidence IEA];~go_process: GO:0006886 - intracellular protein transport [Evidence IEA]), translating into MSMDGLSQAADVQLVINEARTLVSQLYDPANAGNPPKIALIQEQLQALQKSPQAWLIANSLLSDNGTDLRFFGALTFTVKINQDWKQLSESEALELVGRLIDHFVFLVNSGEQALVVRKLASSLATIFLKSNSPWIRAIWNLAASLANGKHLSEKQCQSLDLGNTILPAMSETQIVALLIFSNILGEEINKCNAEFKGTDDNKRVNENIADALCLVEFVLRHVLQREASGNPVPDGTPGTEAINSYNSWLSVRGVNQVREMISAHQLASTASLVIESLRVDNLSKTAAQVLNELIETRHSVFDQAHSNTILEYLVSDIGTTRVSSILEGDFDDENITFLELLLAYSSLKQEELLSGPSDLRHEKVLTFLHTIFKAPGFAVVDDSASPLVLEWWTAAADDLQMVIDDAEGQPSHTFAKQHLAQAALECFEKLKYPSKEELREWNGENRNEFSVFRRDVCDFLLAVYPMLGVELIQVLQQRATSSLATQDWTTFEAAIFCMAQLSEAVDENQHADTCLNAIFFSDEFARLCMGEGITIPDTPRQTLVDMLGQYKSYFERSHDLLPNVLTFLFASLEVGTCAPTASKSISYLCKSCRHALKFELPAFVSQFEQFQFKPTATSLTMERVLEGIAAIIQTLPTEEEKAQHLERILRFFRQQADVAREEVSHGLLEPATSRGQLVLRCLASIGKGLRADGEIVLDSSDINAEDPYPPTFWNTNNSVQSMIMECMQLLMTDFPLDITMIEAACDILKAGYTEKTGPYVFPPILTVNFVKSLPLGSTGADVVMGTASAFLASHSAHSQRIRDEVVALIIHLYSAFCWMHERPESYDPEVANSGIDFLTRLIPKYHPFLFALTMTPQELGQNEAGQSQRPPILQAILNFTLIALQGQEPLPLRSAAQFWISVFNLPGGTTPHTSDPVQTAIRDCLPALCRILITRIAGQCARSDLDHLSEVLRRIIFKYQGLARPHLVATLDAVAASQAEQQKPVVSPEERQRFLAQLTVARNGRAQAIQVVRSFWVKCRGAGFDYVG; encoded by the exons ATGTCTATGGATGGGTTAAGTCAAGCCGCGGATGTGCAGCTGGTCATTAATGAGGCTAGGACG CTCGTGTCGCAACTCTATGACCCAGCAAATGCGGGCAATCCACCCAAGATTGCGCTTATCCAAGAGCAATTGCAAGCCCTCCAGAAAAGTCCCCAGGCTTGGCTGATTGCCAACAGCCTTCTCAGTGATAATGGCACGGATTTGAGGTTCTTCGGGGCTCTGACATTCACCGTCAAGATCAACCAAGACTG GAAACAGTTGAGTGAAAGTGAAGCCCTGGAGCTAGTTGGACGCTTGATCGACCATTTTGTCTTCTTGGTGAACAGCGGGGAGCAAGCCCTTGTGGTTAGGAAACTTGCTTCAAGCTTGGCAACCATCTTCCTCAAATCTAACTCCCCATGGATCCGTGCAATCTGGAATCTTGCTGCTTCATTGGCAAATGGCAAGCATCTATCTGAAAAACAATGTCAATCACTAGATCTGGGAAACACAATCCTTCCAGCAATGTCCGAAACCCAGATCGTCGCACTGCTCATATTCTCCAACATCCTCGGTGAAGAGATCAATAAATGCAACGCGGAATTCAAAGGAACTGACGATAACAAACGAGTAAATGAGAACATCGCGGACGCTCTTTGTCTCGTCGAATTTGTCCTTCGCCATGTTCTGCAGCGGGAGGCGTCTGGTAATCCTGTCCCTGACGGAACACCGGGAACAGAAGCCATCAATTCGTACAAT TCATGGCTGTCTGTTCGAGGTGTCAACCAAGTCCGTGAAATGATATCAGCACACCAACTGGCTTCAACTGCGAGCCTCGTGATTGAAAGTTTGAGGGTGGACAATTTGTCCAAGACGGCTGCTCAAGTTCTGAACGAATTAATAGAAACGCGACACTCGGTCTTCGACCAAGCTCATTCTAACACCATCCTAGAATACCTTGTCAGCGACATCGGGACCACTCGTGTCTCCTCGATCCTGGAAGGTGATTTTGACGACGAAAACATCACGTTCCTGGAGCTTTTATTGGCCTATTCGTCTTTAAAACAAGAAGAGCTGCTCTCGGGACCGTCGGATTTGCGGCATGAGAAAGTTCTTACATTCCTCCACACCATTTTCAAAGCGCCGGGTTTTGCTGTAGTAGACGATTCGGCATCACCACTCGTCCTCGAATGGTGGACTGCAGCCGCTGATGACCTGCAAATGGTGATCGATGATGCAGAGGGGCAACCCAGCCATACCTTTGCCAAACAACACCTGGCTCAAGCCGCCCTCGAATGCTTTGAAAAGCTGAAATATCCGAGCAAAGAGGAACTACGCGAGTGGAATGGCGAAAACCGCAATGAATTTAGTGTATTCCGCCGAGATGTTTGCGACTTTCTTCTTGCGGTCTATCCCATGCTGGGTGTGGAGTTGATCCAAGTCCTCCAACAACGTGCAACATCGTCCCTGGCGACTCAGGATTGGACGACCTTTGAGGCTGCGATATTTTGCATGGCACAACTCTCCGAGGCCGTCGATGAGAACCAACATGCCGatacatgcttgaatgcGATTTTCTTCAGCGATGAATTTGCCCGATTGTGCATGGGTGAGGGTATAACAATCCCTGATACACCTCGCCAGACATTGGTGGATATGCTGGGACAATACAAGTCATATTTCGAACGCTCACACGATCTACTCCCCAACGTATTGACTTTCTTATTTGCGTCGCTTGAAGTTGGTACATGTGCGCCGACTGCGTCCAAGTCTATCTCCTATCTATGTAAGTCATGCCGCCATGCACTCAAGTTTGAACTACCAGCATTCGTGAGCCAGTTTGAACAATTTCAATTCAAACCCACTGCTACGTCCCTCACGATGGAGAGGGTCCTGGAGGGCATTGCAGCCATTATACAGACATTGCCtacagaggaagagaaagcgCAACATCTCGAGAGAATTCTACGCTTCTTCCGGCAACAGGCGGACGTTGCGCGAGAAGAAGTTTCCCACGGATTACTGGAACCTGCTACCAGTCGCGGCCAATTGGTGCTACGCTGTCTTGCGAGTATTGGCAAGGGTCTTCGAGCTGACGGGGAGATCGTTCTGGACTCCAGTGACATTAACGCTGAAGACCCTTATCCGCCGACATTCTGGAATACTAATAACTCGGTACAGAGCATGATCATGGAATGCATGCAGCTTTTGATGACCGATTTCCCATTGGATATCACCATGATTGAAGCGGCCTGTGATATTCTGAAGGCCGGTTATACTGAAAAGACTGGCCCATACGTCTTTCCACCGATACTAACCGTCAACTTTGTTAAAAGTCTCCCGCTGGGTAGCACTGGGGCTGATGTAGTCATGGGGACGGCCTCTGCCTTCCTAGCATCTCATAGCGCTCACTCACAGCGCATTCGGGACGAGGTGGTCGCATTGATTATCCATCTGTATAGCGCTTTCTGCTGGATGCACGAGAGGCCGGAATCCTATGACCCTGAGGTTGCGAACAGTGGCATTGACTTCCTTACGCGCCTCATCCCCAAGTACCACCCTTTCTTGTTTGCACTTACCATGACGCCGCAAGAGCTGGGGCAAAACGAGGCTGGGCAATCACAAAGGCCACCGATTCTGCAAGCAATCTTGAACTTTACACTTATTGCTTTGCAAGGACAGGAGCCGCTCCCTCTTCGCTCTGCTGCCCAATTCTGGATAAGCGTGTTCAACCTTCCGGGCGGCACGACTCCCCACACGTCAGATCCAGTCCAGACAGCCATCCGAGATTGTCTTCCAGCGCTCTGTCGTATTCTCATAACGCGAATTGCTGGTCAATGTGCCCGATCCGATCTCGACCATCTCTCTGAAGTCCTTCGCAGGATCATCTTCAAGTATCAGGGACTAGCTCGCCCACACCTGGTTGCAACGCTTGACGCCGTGGCAGCTAGCCAAGCTGAACAGCAAAAACCTGTCGTATCGCCAGAGGAGAGACAACGCTTTCTTGCACAACTCACAGTCGCCAGGAATGGTAGGGCGCAAGCCATTCAGGTGGTTCGATCTTTCTGGGTCAAGTGTCGCGGAGCGGGATTCGATTATGTTGGTTAG
- a CDS encoding uncharacterized protein (COG:S;~EggNog:ENOG410PKDB;~InterPro:IPR018306;~PFAM:PF10544,PF13455), which yields MARASSTMQRTDSLDPATTCKGLTGNGRPCRRPLAADETGPAKYYCWQHKDQAAAAASAPATTHATSNYAAQSRTSVDTLMERLNINDPNAPPKKSKSKGGLLCCCFNLICGGDDEPTPPPRPVQSQSQSQSRPSSKPPAARPGGGQSRWIPSSLSPATQKKLLSEIEKPVSDKDEDGYIYMFWVTPTSSSRSAPPPAEIGSSLFANFAENRDLPDQIRSIRNAIRAARDYNALATNPTDQNPGSVRLKIGRTNNVHRRINEWTKQCSHDLTLLRYYPYTEMSSLPPSANATEKKVPFVHRVEHLIHIELGDIRIRDMGPCPDCGKKHQEWFEVPAEREALQWVDGAIRRWCEWAEAHKRKQRR from the coding sequence ATGGCTCGTGCCTCCAGTACTATGCAGCGCACCGATTCATTGGATCCAGCTACGACATGTAAAGGCCTTACGGGCAACGGTCGACCATGTCGCCGGCCACTGGCGGCCGACGAGACTGGCCCAGCCAAGTATTACTGCTGGCAGCACAAGGATcaagccgcagcagcagcatctgCACCTGCAACCACGCATGCAACGAGCAACTATGCAGCGCAGTCGCGAACCAGCGTCGACACCTTGATGGAGCGACTGAACATCAACGATCCGAACGCACCTCCCAAGAAATCCAAATCAAAGGGAGGTCtcctctgctgctgcttcaACCTCATCTGCGGCGGCGACGACGAACCAACACCACCCCCCAGACCCGTTCAATCGCAGTCGCAATCGCAATCGCGGCCATCATCCAAGCCCCCAGCGGCACGTCCAGGTGGAGGACAATCGCGCTGGATCCCCTCTTCTCTATCCCCCGCGACTCAAAAGAAGCTTCTCTCCGAAATCGAAAAGCCTGTCTCAGACAAAGACGAGGACGGCTACATCTACATGTTCTGGGTAACCCCCACCTCCAGCTCCAGATCCGCCCCTCCCCCGGCAGAGATCGGCTCCTCGCTATTCGCCAACTTCGCCGAGAACCGAGACCTCCCTGACCAAATCCGCAGCATTCGCAACGCCATCCGCGCAGCCCGCGATTACAATGCTCTCGCTACCAACCCCACAGACCAGAACCCGGGTAGCGTGCGGTTGAAAATCGGACGAACAAACAACGTCCACCGCCGAATCAACGAGTGGACAAAGCAATGTTCACACGATCTCACATTGCTGCGGTATTATCCGTACACGGAGATGTCGTCTCTACCTCCGTCTGCGAATGCAACGGAGAAGAAGGTCCCCTTTGTGCATCGCGTCGAGCATCTGATTCATATTGAGTTGGGAGATATTCGCATTCGGGATATGGGGCCCTGTCCGGACTGCGGGAAGAAGCACCAGGAGTGGTTTGAGGTTCCGGCTGAGCGGGAGGCGTTGCAGTGGGTTGATGGAGCTATTCGGCGGTGGTGCGAGTGGGCGGAGGCGCATAAGAGGAAGCAGAGGCGGTAG